One segment of Sphingomonas morindae DNA contains the following:
- a CDS encoding cell wall hydrolase, producing the protein MRLRLGLAALALPMTASCMPAELAAPRLAAPAALAPRLALLSVADWRYGPEVTAAAPQFGGATGAGDGLACLTAALYYEARSEGVIGERAVAQVVLNRVRAGRFGSDLCAVVYQGREAGACQFAFACDGALDRPRDRVAWHRAALVAQIALREGRFAPVGDALYYHAGATQPGWAAGLSPIAAIGRHFFYGKANSAADAPLRLTARDALAAPAGVRVHHGDATSSEAVGETMGEAMVQVHVGAAAALPAPPAAADLTS; encoded by the coding sequence ATGCGTCTCCGATTGGGTCTGGCCGCATTGGCGCTGCCGATGACCGCCTCGTGCATGCCGGCCGAGCTGGCCGCGCCAAGGCTGGCCGCGCCCGCCGCGCTCGCGCCGCGCCTCGCGCTGCTCTCCGTCGCGGATTGGCGCTACGGCCCCGAAGTCACCGCCGCCGCGCCGCAATTCGGCGGCGCGACGGGCGCGGGCGATGGCCTCGCCTGCCTCACCGCCGCGCTCTATTACGAGGCGCGCTCCGAAGGCGTGATCGGCGAGCGCGCGGTCGCGCAGGTGGTGCTCAATCGGGTCCGCGCCGGTCGGTTCGGATCGGATCTGTGCGCCGTCGTCTATCAGGGGCGCGAGGCGGGCGCCTGTCAGTTCGCCTTCGCCTGCGATGGCGCGCTGGATCGCCCGCGCGATCGCGTCGCCTGGCACCGCGCCGCGCTCGTCGCGCAGATCGCGCTGCGCGAGGGGCGGTTCGCACCGGTCGGCGACGCGCTCTACTATCATGCGGGGGCGACGCAGCCCGGCTGGGCGGCCGGGCTTTCGCCGATCGCGGCGATCGGCCGCCACTTCTTCTACGGCAAGGCGAACAGCGCCGCCGATGCGCCGCTCCGGCTCACCGCGCGCGACGCGCTCGCCGCGCCCGCCGGCGTCCGGGTCCATCATGGCGACGCGACGTCAAGCGAGGCGGTGGGCGAGACGATGGGCGAAGCCATGGTGCAGGTCCATGTCGGCGCCGCCGCCGCGCTTCCCGCCCCGCCCGCCGCCGCTGATCTCACCTCCTGA